The genomic interval GGCGACTCTCGTCGCCTTGATCGCTATTGGCTTGGGGAATTTATTCGGACCGAAGAAACCGTCTGCGTCTAAATCCATGCCGTATGAATCGGGCATGACTCCCTACGGTGAAGGGACGCGCCGCATGCCCGTCCGTTTTTATTTGATCGCGGTCTTGTTCATCCTGTTCGATATCGAAGTCGTTTTCTTTTTGCCGTGGGCGATCGTGTTCCGTCAGTTGGGGCTATTCGGTTTGATCGAAATGATCATTTTTATCGTAATCTTGTTGGTGGGGTTTGTGTACGCGTGGAAGAAAGGAGCCCTTGAATGGGAGTAGAACAAAAACTCGGCGACATGGGGATCGTCACTACAAAATTGGAAGAACTCGTCAACTGGTCGCGCACGAACGCGATGTGGCCCATGCTGTTCGGTCTCGCATGCTGCGCGATCGAGATGATGGCGGCGCAGGCTTCTCATTACGACATGAGCCGTTTCGGCATGGAACTGATGCGCGCCAGCCCGCGTCAATCGGACCTGATGATCGTGGCGGGACGAGTCTCGCGCAAGATGGCGCCTGTGGTCCGCCGCTTGTACGACCAGATGCCCGAACCGAAGTGGGCAATCGCGATGGGGGACTGCGCTTCCTGTGGAGGCGTGTTCAACAATTACGCGATCCTGCAAGGCGTGGATGAGATCATCCCTGTGGATGTGTACGTGGCGGGCTGCCCTCCGCGCCC from Candidatus Defluviilinea gracilis carries:
- a CDS encoding NADH-quinone oxidoreductase subunit A, translated to MLEYVAIALMIVLATLVALIAIGLGNLFGPKKPSASKSMPYESGMTPYGEGTRRMPVRFYLIAVLFILFDIEVVFFLPWAIVFRQLGLFGLIEMIIFIVILLVGFVYAWKKGALEWE
- a CDS encoding NADH-quinone oxidoreductase subunit B, with protein sequence MGVEQKLGDMGIVTTKLEELVNWSRTNAMWPMLFGLACCAIEMMAAQASHYDMSRFGMELMRASPRQSDLMIVAGRVSRKMAPVVRRLYDQMPEPKWAIAMGDCASCGGVFNNYAILQGVDEIIPVDVYVAGCPPRPEALIHGIVTLYEKVKADKFVTPA